One Chloroflexota bacterium DNA segment encodes these proteins:
- a CDS encoding FBP domain-containing protein: MTMDEMDETALVFERPALRKLFRKAEDYELPLDIRLSQHGFYHWLAERTNRIYLVWNDGTQTRGIVFNMSAHAGKPFRQRQCDLCGQFVEVGDMISVRSLKGRQDAAYQATYSYICADLEDCRGSAISAGHLSHFLNKHRG; the protein is encoded by the coding sequence ATGACCATGGATGAAATGGATGAAACAGCGCTTGTTTTTGAGCGCCCAGCCTTGCGCAAGCTTTTTCGTAAAGCCGAGGATTACGAACTGCCGCTCGATATTCGGCTCTCGCAGCATGGCTTTTATCATTGGCTGGCCGAACGAACCAACCGCATCTATCTGGTTTGGAATGATGGCACTCAAACGCGAGGAATTGTATTCAACATGTCGGCTCATGCGGGCAAGCCGTTTCGCCAACGCCAATGCGATTTATGTGGCCAGTTCGTTGAAGTTGGCGATATGATTTCGGTGCGCAGCCTCAAAGGTCGTCAAGATGCCGCCTATCAAGCTACCTACAGCTATATTTGCGCTGATCTTGAGGATTGTCGGGGTTCGGCGATTAGTGCTGGGCACTTAAGCCATTTTCTGAACAAACATCGGGGCTAG
- a CDS encoding TetR/AcrR family transcriptional regulator: MIHVNLPIDPRITRTRQRLIDAFNQLMHAKPFDDITVRDIARQAGVNRATFYAHFPDKHALLDAIMAICFADTLQRWLVGPLDDPEIYLERLFLAITDQLTMFNGTECQDTFSTFEAVIEVQIKAQVCKHIQAWFRQHIPAQVLRYQPLELSAALVSWALYGAAQEWKTRARTQSPAAFGRQVIPLISAMVDRFTHER; the protein is encoded by the coding sequence TTGATTCATGTTAATTTGCCAATCGACCCACGAATTACCCGCACCCGCCAGCGGTTAATCGATGCTTTTAATCAGCTGATGCATGCCAAACCCTTTGATGACATCACAGTGCGCGATATTGCTCGCCAAGCTGGGGTCAATCGGGCCACATTTTACGCGCATTTTCCCGATAAACATGCCTTGCTCGATGCGATTATGGCGATCTGTTTTGCCGATACCTTGCAACGCTGGCTGGTTGGGCCGCTTGATGATCCTGAGATTTATTTAGAACGACTATTTTTGGCAATTACCGATCAACTGACGATGTTTAATGGCACTGAATGTCAAGATACCTTTTCGACGTTTGAGGCGGTGATTGAAGTCCAAATTAAGGCTCAAGTTTGCAAACACATCCAGGCTTGGTTTCGCCAGCATATCCCAGCCCAAGTTTTGCGCTATCAGCCGCTGGAATTGAGCGCCGCGCTGGTGAGTTGGGCCTTGTATGGGGCGGCGCAAGAATGGAAAACTCGCGCCCGCACCCAATCACCAGCAGCGTTTGGTCGCCAAGTTATCCCTTTAATTAGCGCCATGGTGGATCGATTTACCCATGAGCGCTAG
- a CDS encoding NAD(P)H-dependent oxidoreductase — MTTPRIAIIISSTRQARLGEKVAQWVLEHAAARTDLAFELVDLREVNLPFFDEVASNAWVPSTNETAQQWQKTVGSFDGYIFVTAEYNHSITAALKNALDYASPEWNKKPAAAVGYGGVGGARAVEHLRGIAVELQMAPTRTAVHIGGTDFIGIWQQGVALNDLPHLLPTLNTLFDELSWWAKALKTAREQA; from the coding sequence ATGACCACACCACGGATCGCGATCATCATCAGCAGCACCCGCCAAGCTCGTTTAGGTGAAAAAGTTGCCCAATGGGTGCTAGAGCATGCCGCTGCCCGCACCGATTTAGCCTTTGAGCTTGTTGATCTGCGCGAAGTAAATTTGCCATTTTTCGATGAAGTTGCCTCAAATGCGTGGGTTCCTTCAACCAACGAAACTGCCCAACAATGGCAAAAAACGGTTGGTAGTTTTGATGGCTATATTTTCGTTACCGCCGAATATAATCACAGCATCACCGCTGCTTTGAAAAACGCGCTCGACTATGCCTCGCCTGAATGGAATAAAAAGCCAGCAGCAGCGGTTGGTTACGGCGGGGTTGGCGGGGCTCGTGCCGTTGAGCATCTACGCGGCATCGCGGTTGAGTTGCAAATGGCTCCTACCCGCACAGCAGTGCATATCGGCGGAACCGATTTTATTGGGATTTGGCAACAAGGTGTCGCTTTGAACGATCTACCACACCTCTTACCAACCCTCAATACCTTATTTGATGAACTTAGTTGGTGGGCAAAAGCACTCAAAACTGCCCGCGAACAAGCATAA
- a CDS encoding DoxX family protein, whose translation MNITLWIMQGLLALVFGGAGAFKLIQPKDKIAAQLAWAKDFTPNTIKLIGGIEVLGALGLILPWLTGIAPILTPLAAMGLALTMFVAGLVHARLKEYPMVGINIVLLSLALFVAYGRF comes from the coding sequence ATGAACATCACTCTCTGGATTATGCAGGGCTTGCTGGCGTTGGTGTTTGGCGGAGCTGGAGCGTTCAAACTGATTCAACCCAAGGATAAAATTGCGGCTCAACTGGCTTGGGCTAAAGATTTTACCCCAAACACCATCAAGCTAATCGGTGGCATCGAAGTTCTGGGCGCACTTGGTTTAATTTTGCCATGGCTCACCGGAATCGCGCCAATTTTAACGCCGTTGGCGGCAATGGGCCTCGCTCTTACGATGTTTGTGGCTGGCCTAGTTCATGCTCGGCTCAAAGAGTACCCCATGGTTGGCATCAATATCGTTTTACTAAGTTTGGCGCTTTTTGTGGCCTACGGACGCTTTTAA
- a CDS encoding GntR family transcriptional regulator, which produces MNIHSDLSISRTDGRPMYLQIIEQIKQRIAIGDWPAGSEIPSIRQLAIDLRISVITVKRAYFELEHEGIIVTQHGKGSFVATNTQLSRQLWEDELDSYLEQVARLAALLGLSNEQLIQRLQASTAQQQQELL; this is translated from the coding sequence ATGAACATACACAGTGACTTAAGTATTTCACGTACTGATGGCCGCCCGATGTATCTCCAAATTATCGAGCAGATCAAACAGCGGATTGCGATTGGCGACTGGCCAGCAGGCAGTGAAATTCCCTCAATTCGTCAGCTGGCAATTGATCTACGAATTAGCGTTATTACGGTCAAACGAGCGTATTTCGAGCTAGAACATGAGGGAATTATTGTGACTCAGCATGGCAAAGGCTCGTTTGTTGCCACTAATACCCAGCTTAGTCGCCAATTATGGGAGGATGAATTGGATTCGTATCTTGAGCAAGTAGCTCGTTTAGCAGCATTATTAGGCTTATCCAACGAACAATTAATCCAACGCTTACAAGCTTCAACAGCCCAACAACAACAGGAGCTTTTATGA
- a CDS encoding ABC transporter ATP-binding protein has product MNTYAVELHKVGKRYKYFSLNDISLSLPTGSITGFIGVNGAGKSTTIRILLGLVHQDHGSVQVLGQAMPEQQVLAKREIGYVSEDMRLYPKASLAWHMQFIQSIYPNWDQAYAEQLLKRFDLRAEQKIKGLSHGQRVKASLLLALARRPKLLILDEPTTGLDPVARQEVLTALIEVLADEDRTILFSSHNTLDVEQISDQVVFIDQGSIIEARSKEDLLDDWRRLRVRVTADQTVAQLPYVLQHQGHGQLQTIITNRYSPELQQIYQQAGIEIQAVELLTLEEIFVASIQARREGKNL; this is encoded by the coding sequence ATGAATACGTATGCCGTCGAGCTACATAAGGTTGGTAAACGCTATAAATATTTCAGCTTAAACGATATTTCATTGAGCTTACCAACTGGCAGCATCACCGGATTTATTGGGGTCAACGGCGCAGGCAAATCAACCACGATTCGCATTTTATTAGGCCTTGTGCATCAAGATCATGGTTCGGTGCAGGTTTTGGGTCAAGCCATGCCCGAGCAACAAGTGCTGGCAAAACGCGAGATTGGCTATGTTTCCGAGGATATGCGCTTGTATCCCAAAGCTAGTTTGGCTTGGCATATGCAATTCATCCAATCAATTTACCCAAATTGGGATCAAGCCTATGCTGAGCAATTGCTCAAGCGTTTCGACCTGCGTGCTGAACAGAAGATTAAAGGCTTATCGCATGGTCAGCGGGTTAAAGCAAGCTTACTGTTGGCCTTGGCACGCCGGCCCAAATTGCTGATTCTCGACGAACCGACAACTGGGCTTGATCCGGTGGCGCGGCAAGAAGTGCTCACCGCATTGATCGAAGTGCTGGCCGATGAAGATCGCACAATCTTATTTTCATCGCATAACACGCTTGATGTTGAGCAAATTTCCGATCAAGTTGTGTTTATCGATCAAGGCTCAATTATCGAAGCACGTTCAAAAGAAGATTTGCTTGATGATTGGCGACGCTTGCGCGTGCGCGTTACGGCAGATCAAACGGTTGCCCAATTGCCGTATGTCCTACAACACCAAGGTCATGGTCAACTCCAAACAATTATTACCAATCGGTATAGCCCTGAGTTGCAGCAAATCTATCAACAAGCAGGCATAGAAATTCAGGCAGTCGAATTATTAACTCTCGAAGAAATTTTTGTTGCCTCGATTCAAGCGCGGCGCGAAGGGAAAAATCTATGA
- a CDS encoding ABC transporter permease, with protein MNSMINHLVRKDWQINRTMLSVYLSAMLVALAMLLADDNSFVFGIGVILILTVLMILGIHLTTSNVISEHTQKTLPFIMSLPVSGRQYALAKIMANLSMFLLPWLLALIGSWLIILSRDSLPNGLAAITTLALVEILLSYCLIMMLGIVTGSQHGAIGAMALANLGFQGFLWGILQIPAIAQHRDSNSLAWNSSELSILAIQLAVIVGLLGITLVVQQRKTNFI; from the coding sequence ATGAATTCGATGATTAACCATTTAGTGCGTAAAGATTGGCAAATTAATCGCACGATGCTGTCAGTTTACCTCAGTGCCATGCTAGTTGCGCTAGCAATGCTGCTTGCTGATGATAATAGTTTTGTATTTGGAATTGGGGTAATTCTGATTCTGACGGTATTAATGATTTTAGGCATTCATCTAACAACCAGCAACGTGATTAGCGAACACACTCAAAAAACCTTGCCATTTATTATGAGTTTGCCAGTTTCAGGTCGTCAATATGCCTTGGCCAAAATTATGGCCAATCTATCGATGTTTTTGCTGCCTTGGCTGCTGGCATTGATTGGCAGTTGGCTGATTATTCTCAGCCGTGATAGCCTGCCCAATGGCTTGGCTGCAATAACGACATTAGCATTGGTCGAAATTTTGCTGAGCTATTGTTTAATTATGATGCTGGGGATTGTGACAGGCTCGCAGCATGGGGCAATTGGAGCCATGGCTCTGGCAAATTTGGGGTTTCAAGGGTTTTTATGGGGTATTCTGCAAATTCCAGCAATTGCCCAACATCGCGATAGCAACAGCCTAGCCTGGAATAGCAGCGAACTGAGCATTTTGGCAATCCAACTAGCGGTTATCGTAGGTTTATTAGGCATCACGCTGGTCGTCCAACAACGCAAAACCAACTTTATTTAG
- a CDS encoding STAS domain-containing protein has product MSNSASDSAALQAQIAELQAQLAHAQRQAELFENLVKRLPIGIDLLQREDPDDPTSLRLIFTNGLMPNAPIDMRLHVGKLIKDIFPDVPPMVFERYQHALDSGEMVHLNELTVKVPDIGVRIAQLSAIPLTNDILCIKVADITEQKQVLEAQRHMMEQQAIINSQQEALADISTPLIPITDSVVIMPLIGAVDTRRAQQMMETLLHGISHMTARFAILDITGVPIVDTQVAHVLIQAAQSVRLLGGQVILTGIRPEVAQTLVGLGVNLNDLIVRGNLQSGVAYATVERYH; this is encoded by the coding sequence ATGAGCAATTCAGCATCAGATTCCGCCGCACTCCAGGCCCAAATTGCCGAATTACAGGCCCAATTAGCCCACGCCCAACGCCAAGCCGAGTTATTTGAAAATCTGGTCAAACGCTTGCCAATTGGCATCGATTTGTTACAACGCGAAGATCCCGATGATCCGACCTCGCTGCGCTTAATTTTTACCAATGGTTTGATGCCCAATGCGCCGATTGATATGCGCCTCCACGTTGGCAAGCTGATTAAAGATATTTTCCCCGATGTTCCGCCAATGGTTTTTGAACGCTATCAGCATGCGCTTGATTCAGGTGAGATGGTGCATTTGAATGAATTAACCGTCAAAGTGCCAGATATTGGGGTTCGGATTGCTCAGCTTTCAGCAATTCCGCTTACCAACGATATTTTGTGTATCAAGGTCGCCGATATTACCGAGCAAAAGCAGGTGCTCGAAGCCCAACGCCATATGATGGAGCAGCAGGCGATTATTAATAGCCAACAGGAAGCCCTGGCCGATATTTCAACTCCATTAATTCCAATTACCGATAGCGTAGTGATTATGCCGCTGATTGGGGCGGTCGATACGCGGCGGGCACAGCAGATGATGGAAACCTTGCTGCATGGGATTAGTCACATGACGGCCCGCTTTGCCATTTTGGATATTACTGGGGTGCCGATTGTTGATACTCAAGTGGCCCATGTGCTGATTCAAGCTGCTCAATCGGTACGTTTGCTTGGCGGTCAGGTTATTTTAACTGGCATTCGCCCAGAAGTTGCCCAAACCTTGGTTGGCTTGGGCGTGAATCTGAACGACTTGATTGTACGCGGCAATTTGCAAAGTGGTGTGGCCTATGCCACGGTTGAGCGCTATCATTAA
- the rarD gene encoding EamA family transporter RarD, which translates to MKRGILYAAGAYACWGFFPLYWKLLRSVPALEILAHRMAWSLVFVGLLVVVRGQMGQFLQVLRNRRTVLIYATSAFLLGINWYVYIWAVNANHVVESSLGYFINPLVNVALGMLFLGERVRRWQAMAIGLATIGVVYLTVALGVLPWIALALAFTFGFYGLIRKTAALDSLQGLALETVVFFGPAAGYLLWLETQGKAAFAHQSWTVSLILAGAGIVTAIPLLMFAAGARQIPMTTLGLLQYINPTMQFSLGVLLYHEPISGTKLIGFAIIWIALALYSFESYLNRGQTVKTSG; encoded by the coding sequence ATGAAACGGGGAATTCTCTACGCTGCCGGGGCTTATGCATGTTGGGGATTTTTCCCGCTCTACTGGAAGTTGCTGCGCAGCGTTCCAGCGTTGGAAATTTTGGCGCATCGCATGGCGTGGTCGTTGGTATTTGTGGGTTTGTTGGTGGTTGTGCGCGGCCAAATGGGCCAATTTTTGCAGGTTTTGCGCAATCGGCGCACAGTTCTCATCTATGCGACCAGCGCTTTTTTGCTGGGTATCAACTGGTATGTCTACATCTGGGCGGTTAATGCCAACCATGTGGTCGAAAGTAGCCTTGGCTATTTTATCAATCCTTTGGTAAATGTAGCACTGGGCATGTTGTTTTTGGGCGAACGAGTGCGGCGCTGGCAGGCCATGGCAATTGGTTTGGCCACCATCGGCGTGGTCTATCTCACCGTAGCACTGGGTGTTTTACCATGGATCGCCCTAGCCTTGGCGTTTACCTTTGGGTTTTATGGCCTAATTCGCAAAACTGCCGCTTTGGATTCGTTGCAAGGTCTCGCGTTGGAAACAGTCGTCTTTTTCGGGCCAGCGGCGGGCTATTTGCTCTGGCTCGAAACCCAAGGCAAAGCCGCTTTTGCCCATCAATCGTGGACAGTCAGCTTGATTTTAGCAGGGGCAGGCATTGTGACAGCGATTCCATTGTTGATGTTTGCTGCTGGGGCACGCCAAATTCCCATGACGACCTTGGGGTTATTGCAATATATCAACCCAACCATGCAATTCAGCCTTGGAGTGTTGCTCTACCATGAGCCAATTTCAGGCACAAAATTGATTGGTTTTGCAATTATTTGGATTGCCTTGGCATTGTACAGCTTCGAAAGCTATCTTAATCGTGGTCAAACGGTAAAAACATCAGGTTAA
- a CDS encoding SRPBCC family protein, producing MKPIIFEITGEIEAPADLVYQIIADYRDGHPHIVPKQYFKSLTVEQGGIGKGTIFVTETEAFGRKQTMRMHVTEPSPGSVLVETDYDLGIITTFTVTPDGENRSKLTLHTRSEPKPGLMGLIERFLSPGLLRKMYLAEFETFNQYVRSNQYRVQTN from the coding sequence ATGAAACCAATTATTTTTGAAATTACCGGGGAGATCGAAGCCCCCGCCGACCTGGTTTATCAAATTATTGCCGATTATCGCGATGGGCATCCACATATTGTGCCCAAGCAATATTTCAAAAGCCTGACGGTTGAGCAAGGTGGCATTGGCAAGGGCACGATTTTTGTTACTGAAACTGAGGCGTTTGGCCGTAAGCAAACCATGCGCATGCATGTGACTGAGCCAAGCCCGGGCAGTGTGTTAGTCGAAACTGATTACGATTTGGGGATTATCACCACGTTTACGGTTACGCCTGATGGTGAAAATCGTTCGAAGCTAACCTTGCACACTCGGTCTGAGCCAAAACCTGGCCTGATGGGCTTGATCGAGCGCTTTTTATCACCTGGCTTGTTACGCAAGATGTATTTGGCCGAATTTGAGACCTTTAATCAATATGTGCGCAGCAACCAATATCGTGTCCAAACTAACTAA
- a CDS encoding GNAT family N-acetyltransferase — translation MQIIQASLDELERLVPLFDGYRQFYRQASDLTAARAFLHERLSNNESIIFLAQTPEAGLGFCQLYPSFSSVSMQRLWILNDLFVAEQSRGQGVASGLLNAARDWAVSTNSKGLVLETEATNTSAQRLYEQHGWQRDLTEYYYFLNV, via the coding sequence ATGCAAATTATCCAAGCAAGCTTGGATGAACTTGAGCGACTTGTGCCATTATTTGATGGCTACCGCCAATTTTATCGTCAAGCAAGCGATCTTACAGCCGCCCGCGCTTTTTTGCACGAAAGGCTGAGCAATAACGAATCGATCATCTTTTTGGCGCAAACTCCTGAGGCTGGTTTAGGCTTCTGCCAACTCTACCCTAGTTTTTCATCGGTTTCAATGCAACGTTTATGGATTTTAAACGATCTGTTTGTGGCAGAGCAATCTCGTGGTCAAGGTGTGGCCTCAGGCTTGCTCAATGCGGCTCGTGATTGGGCCGTTAGCACCAATAGTAAAGGCCTCGTATTAGAAACCGAAGCGACCAATACAAGCGCGCAACGGCTCTACGAGCAGCATGGCTGGCAACGCGATCTGACCGAGTACTATTACTTTCTCAATGTTTAA
- the ilvA gene encoding threonine ammonia-lyase translates to MPTIDDIYAAAHVLGSIITQTPLLPAEQLSQELGGQIIYKAENTQRAGSFKVRGAYTKINSLSDEEKARGVITHSAGNHAQGVALAAQLNGIKATVVMPEFAPLAKITSAQRMGAEVILHGASFDDAGSYARELQAQTGATYVHAFDDPFTIAGQGTLGLEIADQLPDQGGTVVVPIGGGGMMAGIALALRSLRPNVRLIGVQAAGCPSMIASQQAGKPIAVPHAATICDGIAVKRPGELTLPIINQLVDDIVTVDDDAAARGLVHILQYSRMVVEGAGAVGVAALLEGAIRLRPNEPTLVVLSGGNIDGNFLARIIEQVLVKQGRYLRVRTSVPDRPGNLAPLVNAIAQAGANVIDISHRRAVWQLPLDRVGIEMILEVRDEAHGQSIIDMLETHGYHIERFGQRVWPV, encoded by the coding sequence ATGCCAACGATTGATGACATTTATGCCGCAGCCCATGTTTTAGGCTCGATTATCACCCAAACGCCGCTCTTGCCAGCCGAACAACTGAGCCAAGAGCTTGGTGGCCAAATTATTTACAAAGCCGAAAATACTCAACGTGCTGGTTCGTTCAAAGTGCGTGGAGCGTATACCAAAATCAATTCGCTCTCGGACGAAGAAAAAGCCCGTGGCGTAATTACCCATTCGGCAGGCAACCATGCCCAAGGCGTGGCCCTCGCCGCTCAATTGAATGGCATTAAAGCTACTGTCGTGATGCCGGAGTTTGCTCCATTGGCCAAAATTACGTCGGCCCAACGCATGGGCGCAGAGGTAATTTTGCATGGGGCTTCGTTCGATGATGCTGGGTCGTATGCCCGCGAACTGCAAGCCCAAACTGGCGCAACCTATGTTCATGCCTTCGACGATCCCTTTACAATTGCTGGCCAAGGCACGCTCGGCTTAGAAATTGCCGACCAATTGCCCGACCAAGGCGGCACGGTCGTCGTACCAATCGGTGGTGGTGGGATGATGGCAGGGATTGCCCTCGCCTTGCGTTCGCTGCGCCCTAATGTACGCTTGATCGGGGTGCAGGCGGCAGGCTGTCCTTCGATGATCGCCTCGCAACAGGCAGGCAAGCCAATTGCTGTGCCCCATGCCGCGACCATCTGTGATGGAATTGCGGTCAAACGCCCAGGCGAATTGACCTTGCCAATTATCAATCAATTGGTTGATGATATCGTCACCGTTGATGACGATGCAGCAGCGCGGGGCTTAGTGCATATTTTGCAATATAGCCGTATGGTGGTTGAGGGAGCCGGAGCAGTTGGCGTGGCCGCCTTGCTTGAAGGAGCAATTCGCTTGCGACCAAATGAGCCAACGTTGGTGGTGCTCAGCGGTGGCAATATCGATGGCAACTTCCTTGCTCGGATTATTGAACAAGTGTTGGTCAAACAAGGTCGCTATTTACGCGTTCGGACCAGTGTCCCTGATCGTCCGGGAAATCTCGCTCCCTTAGTTAATGCCATTGCCCAAGCTGGTGCGAATGTCATCGATATTAGCCATCGGCGGGCAGTTTGGCAACTCCCACTTGATCGGGTGGGAATCGAGATGATTCTCGAAGTGCGCGATGAAGCGCATGGCCAATCTATCATTGACATGTTGGAAACACACGGCTATCACATCGAGCGTTTTGGCCAGCGTGTGTGGCCGGTGTAA
- a CDS encoding Cof-type HAD-IIB family hydrolase, producing MPIRMIATDIDLTLLDDRGQLPPTNIEALALAARQGIRVVLATARRREAAQEVAQRLHIPTALVCHNGARVWDERGREIAHHTIDLELAQRIAAMADKRSLPVVFTIDETNFVTAQASNLVGSRTVCTPVSSLELIVRLAPTRILCHGELATRAVEEILGRNSQLQQFRYLRSTGEVYSAVISHAEATKERALEHLCQAWSIQQSEVLAIGDADADVGMLRWAGVGVSLTGSMQQAIEAADWVAPSARFGGVAVAVHRYVLQHQNVRS from the coding sequence ATGCCAATTCGAATGATTGCAACCGATATTGACCTTACCCTGCTTGATGATCGCGGCCAATTGCCCCCGACCAATATCGAGGCGTTGGCCTTGGCTGCTCGTCAAGGGATTCGCGTGGTTTTAGCCACTGCCCGCCGTCGTGAAGCTGCTCAAGAAGTTGCTCAGCGTTTGCATATTCCAACTGCGCTGGTTTGCCATAATGGTGCCCGCGTTTGGGATGAACGTGGGCGCGAAATTGCCCATCACACCATCGATTTGGAGTTGGCGCAACGTATCGCGGCCATGGCCGATAAACGCAGTTTACCAGTGGTTTTCACGATCGATGAAACCAATTTTGTCACGGCCCAAGCGAGCAATTTAGTCGGCTCACGCACCGTTTGCACGCCGGTATCATCCCTTGAATTGATTGTGCGGCTGGCTCCCACTCGCATCTTATGCCATGGCGAGTTAGCAACCCGCGCGGTTGAAGAGATTTTGGGGCGTAATTCGCAATTACAGCAATTTCGCTATTTGCGCAGCACTGGCGAGGTTTACTCAGCAGTTATTTCCCATGCCGAGGCCACCAAAGAACGGGCCTTGGAACATCTCTGTCAGGCCTGGAGCATTCAGCAAAGCGAGGTACTGGCAATCGGCGATGCTGATGCTGATGTAGGAATGTTGCGCTGGGCCGGAGTTGGGGTTTCATTAACTGGTAGTATGCAACAAGCAATCGAGGCCGCCGATTGGGTTGCGCCTTCAGCACGCTTCGGCGGGGTCGCCGTTGCAGTGCATCGCTATGTTTTACAACATCAAAATGTCCGTTCCTAG
- the rdgB gene encoding RdgB/HAM1 family non-canonical purine NTP pyrophosphatase, translating to MQKLLIGSNNAHKVGELRAIFSGLPFELLTLADAGIDYEVEETGTTFVENARLKAETYAQISGLPTLADDSGLEVAALDGKPGIYTARWALPDPTNPHRAYARVLEELKGKPFHDRIARFVCVIAIAWPGQPTEVVEGILPGVIAEEPRGVGGFGYDPVFYLLDYDKHLAELDPEEKNRISHRGQACALAREVLDRLAK from the coding sequence ATGCAAAAGCTATTAATTGGTTCAAATAATGCCCATAAAGTCGGTGAACTGCGGGCGATTTTCAGTGGCTTGCCATTTGAATTGCTGACGTTGGCCGATGCAGGCATCGATTATGAGGTTGAGGAAACTGGCACAACCTTCGTTGAAAATGCTCGTTTGAAGGCCGAAACCTATGCTCAAATCAGTGGCTTACCAACCTTGGCCGACGATTCAGGACTGGAAGTAGCGGCACTTGACGGCAAACCTGGCATCTATACGGCCCGCTGGGCATTGCCCGACCCAACTAACCCACATCGGGCCTACGCTCGGGTGTTGGAAGAACTCAAAGGCAAGCCCTTCCATGATCGGATTGCCCGCTTCGTCTGTGTGATTGCGATTGCCTGGCCTGGCCAGCCAACTGAGGTGGTTGAGGGTATTCTGCCTGGGGTAATTGCCGAGGAGCCTCGCGGTGTCGGTGGTTTTGGCTATGATCCGGTGTTTTACCTTCTGGATTATGATAAGCATTTGGCTGAACTTGACCCTGAAGAAAAAAACCGTATCAGCCATCGCGGCCAAGCCTGTGCCCTCGCCCGTGAAGTCTTAGATCGTTTGGCCAAGTAG
- a CDS encoding plasmid pRiA4b ORF-3 family protein, whose product MVKSNTTLDELYTYIQIAFEWEDCHLHRFSIFGDDYSSLRRCVKGSHGIRRIRDGCWIPTTPVFGC is encoded by the coding sequence GTGGTTAAGAGTAATACCACCTTAGATGAGCTGTACACCTACATTCAGATCGCCTTCGAGTGGGAAGATTGTCATTTGCATCGATTTAGTATCTTTGGCGATGACTATTCGTCTCTACGCAGATGCGTGAAGGGTTCCCACGGTATCAGGAGGATCAGGGATGGATGCTGGATTCCCACAACCCCAGTTTTCGGTTGCTGA